In Actinomycetota bacterium, the following are encoded in one genomic region:
- a CDS encoding RodZ domain-containing protein yields the protein MGSIGEVISEARRKQGKTIKDMERATKIRSRYLEAMENDKFDILPGNVYTKGFIRSYATCLGLDPIPLIEQYKREYEEPPPKYEAKTPPIIPPPTRHSKRIALVTTLVLIFLLTIGFFGWSSLKRKPLPRKEKIPPTVEVENKEEKTKSKKSKVTTPIPPSPQPPKELTIKVRVTDEKGCWLRIVVDGVKVYEGTLKKGEVMKWKGKDSIFVRAGNASGVEIEKNGVPIGPLGQNPGIAERIFTVHQ from the coding sequence GTGGGCTCTATCGGTGAGGTAATCTCAGAAGCCCGCAGGAAGCAGGGCAAAACCATCAAGGATATGGAGAGAGCAACAAAAATTAGAAGCAGATACCTGGAGGCCATGGAGAATGACAAATTTGATATCCTGCCGGGTAACGTGTATACAAAAGGATTCATTCGAAGTTATGCCACCTGTCTGGGACTCGACCCCATCCCCCTAATCGAACAATATAAGCGAGAGTATGAGGAGCCACCGCCAAAATATGAGGCAAAGACTCCACCCATCATCCCACCCCCGACCAGACATTCTAAAAGGATTGCCCTTGTCACCACCTTGGTCTTGATATTCTTACTAACCATAGGCTTTTTTGGTTGGAGTAGTCTGAAAAGAAAGCCCTTACCTCGTAAAGAAAAAATCCCACCTACGGTTGAGGTGGAAAATAAGGAGGAAAAGACCAAATCAAAGAAAAGCAAAGTTACAACTCCAATACCTCCTTCTCCTCAACCTCCAAAGGAACTTACCATCAAGGTAAGGGTCACGGATGAGAAGGGTTGCTGGCTTAGGATTGTCGTGGACGGAGTGAAAGTTTATGAGGGGACACTCAAAAAAGGCGAGGTTATGAAGTGGAAGGGCAAAGATTCAATCTTCGTTCGAGCCGGCAACGCCAGTGGAGTGGAAATTGAAAAAAATGGCGTGCCAATTGGACCTTTGGGACAGAATCCCGGCATAGCAGAGAGGATCTTCACCGTTCACCAATGA